Proteins encoded in a region of the Elaeis guineensis isolate ETL-2024a chromosome 7, EG11, whole genome shotgun sequence genome:
- the LOC105048965 gene encoding double-stranded RNA-binding protein 3 isoform X1 → MYKNQLQELAQRSCFNLPSYACTREGPDHAPRFKASVNFNGEIFEGPSNCTTLRQAEHAAAEVALTNLSTRGPSRSLAARVLDETGVYKNLLQETAHRAGLKLPVYTTVRSGPGHLPVFTCSVELAAMSFTGEPAKTKKQAEKNAAMAAWSALKQTVMICLQMGYIFVVPDLGSSSQQAKERENSEEQEEVVVTRVLSNLRPKEEIKPMRQRNQQHQRSRVMLGSREGTSASSLNSLGFHHKWKAMDPLSPQRQRCFLAPPLSTGPKILPPLPLSQQHSSTTPQEPHFSKDKSNNLPLCSSNRPLPPPQLEEKQKDEEEQINGNSVAKPTPAYALMPAYCRAFSLSNTSVSNRIMDQRIQQSQMGARTFGPSPRTNPSTGAATTRNIQPIPIPTIFASGGYHPPGIAPAVHIRSVIPVCAAPPMRPAVNTTVVQKKEGEISAATSKLNRLHL, encoded by the exons ATGTATAAAAACCAGCTACAAGAGCTAGCACAGAGGAGCTGCTTCAATCTCCCCTCTTATGCTTGCACAAGGGAAGGACCAGACCATGCACCAAGGTTCAAAGCCTCAGTTAACTTCAATGGTGAGATCTTTGAGGGGCCAAGCAATTGCACCACTCTAAGGCAGGCAGAGCATGCTGCAGCCGAGGTGGCCCTCACCAACCTCTCCACCAGAGGTCCTTCAAGGTCTCTGGCCGCTAGAGTCCTT GATGAGACGGGGGTGTACAAGAACCTTCTCCAAGAGACTGCTCACAGAGCTGGCTTGAAGCTCCCTGTCTACACCACGGTGAGGTCTGGGCCTGGCCACCTCCCTGTCTTCACTTGCTCTGTGGAGCTTGCTGCTATGAGCTTCACTGGTGAGCCAGCAAAGACTAAGAAGCAAGCTGAGAAGAATGCTGCCATGGCTGCTTGGTCTGCTCTTAAACAAA CTGTTATGATTTGTCTTCAAATGGGTTATATATTTGTAGTGCCAGATCTGGGTTCTTCCTCTCAGCAGgccaaagagagagagaatagtGAAGAGCAGGAAGAGGTAGTTGTGACAAGAGTTTTATCTAATTTGAGGCCTAAAGAGGAGATCAAACCAATGAGACAGAGAAATCAGCAGCATCAGAGGAGCAGGGTGATGTTAGGCTCTAGAGAAGGCACCTCTGCTTCTTCTCTCAATTCTTTAGGTTTTCATCACAAATGGAAGGCTATGGATCCTCTATCCCCTCAACGACAGAGATGTTTCCTAGCTCCCCCACTTTCCACTGGCCCCAAGATTTTACCCCCACTGCCCTTATCGCAGCAGCACTCATCTACCACCCCTCAAGAGCCACATTTCTCCAAGGACAAGAGCAACAATCTTCCTCTCTGTTCATCAAATAGACCATTGCCTCCACCTCAATTGGAGGAGAAACAAAAGGATGAGGAGGAACAGATCAATGGGAATTCAGTTGCAAAGCCAACTCCAGCATATGCTCTCATGCCGGCCTATTGCCGAGCCTTTTCTTTGTCGAATACTTCGGTCTCCAACCGAATAATGGATCAAAGAATTCAGCAAAGCCAGATGGGTGCTAGGACATTTGGCCCCTCTCCTCGAACCAATCCTTCAACTGGAGCAGCTACTACaagaaatatccagccaattccAATTCCCACAATTTTTGCCAGTGGTGGATACCATCCACCTGGTATTGCTCCTGCTGTGCATATAAGATCCGTGATTCCAGTCTGCGCCGCCCCGCCGATGAGGCCGGCTGTTAACACCACGGTAGTccagaagaaagaaggagagatctcGGCAGCCACCTCAAAGCTCAATAGGCTCCACTTGTGA
- the LOC105048965 gene encoding double-stranded RNA-binding protein 3 isoform X2, with amino-acid sequence MYKNQLQELAQRSCFNLPSYACTREGPDHAPRFKASVNFNGEIFEGPSNCTTLRQAEHAAAEVALTNLSTRGPSRSLAARVLDETGVYKNLLQETAHRAGLKLPVYTTVRSGPGHLPVFTCSVELAAMSFTGEPAKTKKQAEKNAAMAAWSALKQMPDLGSSSQQAKERENSEEQEEVVVTRVLSNLRPKEEIKPMRQRNQQHQRSRVMLGSREGTSASSLNSLGFHHKWKAMDPLSPQRQRCFLAPPLSTGPKILPPLPLSQQHSSTTPQEPHFSKDKSNNLPLCSSNRPLPPPQLEEKQKDEEEQINGNSVAKPTPAYALMPAYCRAFSLSNTSVSNRIMDQRIQQSQMGARTFGPSPRTNPSTGAATTRNIQPIPIPTIFASGGYHPPGIAPAVHIRSVIPVCAAPPMRPAVNTTVVQKKEGEISAATSKLNRLHL; translated from the exons ATGTATAAAAACCAGCTACAAGAGCTAGCACAGAGGAGCTGCTTCAATCTCCCCTCTTATGCTTGCACAAGGGAAGGACCAGACCATGCACCAAGGTTCAAAGCCTCAGTTAACTTCAATGGTGAGATCTTTGAGGGGCCAAGCAATTGCACCACTCTAAGGCAGGCAGAGCATGCTGCAGCCGAGGTGGCCCTCACCAACCTCTCCACCAGAGGTCCTTCAAGGTCTCTGGCCGCTAGAGTCCTT GATGAGACGGGGGTGTACAAGAACCTTCTCCAAGAGACTGCTCACAGAGCTGGCTTGAAGCTCCCTGTCTACACCACGGTGAGGTCTGGGCCTGGCCACCTCCCTGTCTTCACTTGCTCTGTGGAGCTTGCTGCTATGAGCTTCACTGGTGAGCCAGCAAAGACTAAGAAGCAAGCTGAGAAGAATGCTGCCATGGCTGCTTGGTCTGCTCTTAAACAAA TGCCAGATCTGGGTTCTTCCTCTCAGCAGgccaaagagagagagaatagtGAAGAGCAGGAAGAGGTAGTTGTGACAAGAGTTTTATCTAATTTGAGGCCTAAAGAGGAGATCAAACCAATGAGACAGAGAAATCAGCAGCATCAGAGGAGCAGGGTGATGTTAGGCTCTAGAGAAGGCACCTCTGCTTCTTCTCTCAATTCTTTAGGTTTTCATCACAAATGGAAGGCTATGGATCCTCTATCCCCTCAACGACAGAGATGTTTCCTAGCTCCCCCACTTTCCACTGGCCCCAAGATTTTACCCCCACTGCCCTTATCGCAGCAGCACTCATCTACCACCCCTCAAGAGCCACATTTCTCCAAGGACAAGAGCAACAATCTTCCTCTCTGTTCATCAAATAGACCATTGCCTCCACCTCAATTGGAGGAGAAACAAAAGGATGAGGAGGAACAGATCAATGGGAATTCAGTTGCAAAGCCAACTCCAGCATATGCTCTCATGCCGGCCTATTGCCGAGCCTTTTCTTTGTCGAATACTTCGGTCTCCAACCGAATAATGGATCAAAGAATTCAGCAAAGCCAGATGGGTGCTAGGACATTTGGCCCCTCTCCTCGAACCAATCCTTCAACTGGAGCAGCTACTACaagaaatatccagccaattccAATTCCCACAATTTTTGCCAGTGGTGGATACCATCCACCTGGTATTGCTCCTGCTGTGCATATAAGATCCGTGATTCCAGTCTGCGCCGCCCCGCCGATGAGGCCGGCTGTTAACACCACGGTAGTccagaagaaagaaggagagatctcGGCAGCCACCTCAAAGCTCAATAGGCTCCACTTGTGA